From the genome of Adhaeribacter pallidiroseus:
AAAGCCATCACGGAGTTAGATGCCGGTATTACATTATCCATTATCTCTTTCTTGCGGGCGATTAGTTGTTCCCCTTCTTTATCAGTATAAAAGAATAAGTTTTCTTTTTCATCGAAGAAGTTGCTCAGCGTATACTTGGCTAGTTGGTGCGCTTCGTTCAGCCAGATTTCATCAAAAGTTACTTCGTAGAGCCGGAGAAATGCCTGGATCAGGAGCGCGTAATCTTCCAGGAAAGCATCAATGGTGGCCTTACCATTTTTGTAATTACGAAACAGCTTTGGGCCATTTTTTAAATTTTGTCTTAAGAAGCTTGCGTTTTGTAAAGCTAATTTTAAAAATCTTTCTTCCTGAAAAACGTGGTAAGCATCGGATAGGCCTTTTAACATTAAAGCATTCCAGGAAGTTAGAATTTTATCATCCAGACCGGGGCGAACACGTTTTGCACGGGCTTGCATAACTTTTTCTTTCCAGCCTTTTATTAGTTCTTTTAAAACCAATACCTCTAATTGATGTTCGGCGGCAAAAGCTTCATCGGTTTGCCGGCGGTGCAATATGTTTTGGTTGTGTTCCCAGTTGCCTTCGGCCCGAATGTTATAGTACGCCGAAAACAAAGGTTCTTCGGTGCCGATTATTTCTTGTAATTCTTCTTTCGTGAAAACGTAAAACTTACCTTCCTCACCTTCGCTATCGGCATCCAATGACGAGTAAAAGCCGCCTTCCGGGCTCATGAGTTCGCGCTCTACAAAAGCTATGGTTTCGTAAACTACCTCCTGGTACAATGGATTTTTAGTTACCTGGTAAGCTTCGGCGTATAAACTTACTAACTGGCCATTGTCGTAAAGCATTTTTTCAAAATGCGGCACCAGCCATTCGCTATCCGTGGAGTACCGGGCGAAACCGCCACCGGCCTGGTCGTAAATACCGCCAAAGGCCATTTCGCGGAGCGTTACGTTTACGTGTTCCAGCGCAGTGGTTTGGTTGCTGTATTGGTGGTAGCGTAATAAAAATAAGTAATTTACCGGCATCGGGAATTTAGGCGCTTGGCCCATACCGCCGCGTTCTTTTTCGAAACGAAGGCTTAAGTTGTGGTATATTAATCGAAAATCCTGGTCGGTAAATTCAGAATTTACTTGTTGAATGCCGTATTTTTTTAAATCAGAAGTGTTGAGATGCTCCGCAAACTGCTCCGCCGATTGGTCTAATTCTTCGCGGTTCTCGCGGTAAGCTTTGGCTATGTTTTGCAACATCTGCGACCAGTTTTGCGGCGGGAAATAAGTGCCCCCGTAGAAAGGTTTTGCCTCCGGATTTAAAAAAACGTTTAACGGCCAGCCGCCTTGTAAACCCATAGCGTGTACGGCATCCATGTAAATCTGATCCACGTCCGGGCGTTCCTCCCGATCTACTTTAATGCATACAAAATGCTCGTTCATTAACTGAGCAATGCCTTCGTGCTCGAACGATTGGTGTTCCATCACGTGGCACCAATGGCAAGCGGCATAACCAATGCTCACGATAATCGGCTTTTGTTCCGATCGGGCTTTTTGCAACGCTTCTTCGCCCCACGGATACCAATCAACGGGATTATAGGCGTGTTGTAACAGGTACGGGCTAGATTCGTGGAGCAGGCGATTGGCTTTTTTCATAGTTAAAGGTATTTACATTAAGCAAAAAGACAAATAGTACCAGTAGAGCTACATACGAAAGAATCTGGTTTTAGCCCGTAGTTATTCTATTTTTTACCTCCAAAATTTCGGACTGGCAGTCAATCTGAGTGGCTAAAGTTTCTAGCTGAATTAACAGTTTTTTTAAAAAAAGTTGATGGCTAACCGATGCAGGATGAAATGGTTTGTGCGCTAAGGCCTGCCGAACCTTATCCCATTGCAAAGCGAACTGCTGAAAATCTGAATCGAAATACGCAACTTTGAATTTCTCCCAGATATAATCTTCGGCTACTTCCGAGGGGTGAATCATATCGGGTTTATAAAACCGGTAATCCCGTAAATCATCCAGCATCAGCTCATAAGCTGGGAAATATTCTACAGCGGCATATTGCATACTAAGTTCATAGCAGGCTACCCGCAAAATAGATTTACTCACGCTATTGCCCACTATCGTTTCTTTTAAGTGCCGCACCGGGCTAACCGTTAAAATAATCCGGACTGGTGCATTTACCTCCAACAAGGCTTTGTAGAATAAGCTGAAGGCGGTAGTAATTTCGGAAACAGATAACACACGTTTCTCAAACTGCGATTGCGGTATTTTATGGCAATTAGCAACTAATCGATTACTAGCCTGATGAATGTATCCAACAGCGGTACCAAAAGTTAAAATCAAAGTATTTGCTTGTTGTAAGAAGGCGTTGGTTTGCGTTAAGGTTTGATTAATGCGGGATAAAAGTTCGGTTTGCGAAGTAAAAGCAAAAGAAGAATGAAAATCATACGCTAACCATAAATCTGCCCGCTGAACCAACTCGCCGGTGAATTTCGGCTGCGGCTTTAAAGAAGTCTGTAATAAATTAAAAAGAGAGATTGGGTTGAAAATAGTACCAAATGGATTTACTAAGGCCGCTAACTTGTATTGCATTAATTTTTGACCAATTACTTCCGCAAAGCAAGACCCTGCCGTAAAAATACTAGATTGTAAGGTTAATAGTTTTCCCGTAGTTTGGGGAAGAAGTTCGGTACGGAAAGAAGTTGCCATACGGTAAAGGTAATTTTTTAAAGAAGGTTATAAACTAATTGTACAAGAGTAATAAGCCGCTATTTAATCAAGAAAGTTGCATTTCAACAAAGCTGGTTTTAAAGAGGCTAGTGTAGGAAAAATTTAAAAAAAAAGTCCTGCTGAAGATCTCAGCAGGACTTTTTTTAAATTTTTTAATTTTATTTATTCTGCCACTACGTTAAAACGTACAGAATGCTTTACTTCTTTGTGCAAGGCAACAGAAGCGGTGTACTCCCCAGCCGCTTTTACTTCTTGATCGAAAGAAATTTTCTTGCGATCTACTTCAATACCTTTAGCTCGTAAAGCTTCAGATAATTGGGTAGTAGTAACCGCCCCAAAAATTTTACCGCTTTCGCCTACTTTGGCCCGCAATTCAAATACCTGGTCACCAATTTGGTCCGCAATTGCTTGCGCATCTAACTTAACTTTCTCGGCTTTATGCGATGCCTGACGAATGTTTTCCGCTACAATCTTTTTATTGGTTTTATCCGCCATTACCGCTATTCCTTGCGGAATAAGGTAGTTACGACCATAACCTGGTTTTACTTCTACGATATCGTTTTTAAAGCCTAAGCCTTTAACGTCGTCTTTTAATATAACTTCCATTTGTCTCGGGCCTCCTTATTTTAACGAATCTGCAACATACGGTAAAATAGCCAAATGGCGGGCACGGGCTACTGCCTGCGCTACCCGGCGCTGAAACTTCAGGCTAGTACCGGTAATCCGGCGAGGCAATACTTTACCTTGTTCGTTCACAAATTTTAATAAAAAGTTACCATCTTTATAATCGATATACTGAATACCGTTTTTCTTAAAGCGGCAGTATTTTTTGCGGGTATCCTGCTTGTGGATTTTTTCGTTAACTAAACTCATGATGCTTGGGCCTCCTTCTCTCTTTTAGCAGCTTTCTGCTGATTCATTTCGCCATTACGCCGACGCTCGTTGTACGATAAAGCGTGTTTGTCTAAAACCGTGGTTAAAAACCGCACTACTTTCTCATCCCTTCGGTAAGCAACTTCCAACTGATCTACAATCTCAGCCGGACCTCTAAACTCCATCAGGATATAAAAACCAGTTGATTTTTTCTGAATCGGATAGGCTAACTTCCGTAACCCCCAGTTTTCTTCATGAATAATTTCGGCGCTATTTTCCTTAAGCACCTGTCTGAACTTCTCGATCGTTTCTTGTACCTGGGCTTCGTTGAGCAACGGAGTCAGGATAAAGACCGTTTCGTAATTTTTTAATACCATTTGGCTTAAAATTTTTAATTTTTAGTTAAGGGCGCAAATATAAGAATAAATATTTTAATAACAAGCTGATATACTACTTAATACAAGCAACTACTTACAAGACTCTATCTTCGTTTAAAAATTTGAATAAGTTATACAACAAATAATGCTGCTACTCCTAATTATAGGTTCATAAAGCTCCACCCAAAGTGGACGGAAAAATAATTTGTATAAGCAATCAACTTCTCTGAAAATTTTACCTAAATAAGGCTAGCAAATCTGCTTAAATACAGAATGGCAAGCCTTACCTTTTTTGTTGATATAAACCAAGCGCAAAAAAAACAGTAAATATTTAATTATAATCAATAGGGTAAGAACCGCCTGGCCAACTCAACTACTTAGTTTTTATGCTTTTGCTAAGTATTGTTTATTTTGCTAAAAAAACGAACAAAAATAAGGTTATGAAGGTTGATATAACAGATAATAATGCTAAAGAATGTGGTAAACGATTAAAATAATGTTGTTCAGCATATATAGGAAAGATATTGTTTAAGTCTAACAATTATTATTTCTAATTTCCCAGACCCTCCCGCAAATGGCTAAATATTTTTAAATTATAATCTTTGATTTTTACATGTTTTATAATTTAAAGCTATTCTAAATAATGTAGTTTAATGGCCTTTGTTTATTGGTAATCAACAATTTAAATAACTGCAATTAGAGCATCCGGAATAAGGTTCAAAAATCTAGATTATTATGTTTGAATAATAAGATTCGCATAGTAGATTTGTGCCCATATTGTAGTTCCATCTTACTAAAAAAGCGATCCTGGCTATGATTAGCTGTAAAATCAAATCAACATATTCGTTCTTTTTCTTTCTTTTATTTTTTCTTTTTACTGCGTTTTCTTCTTTTGCTCAAGGTGAGCAAGCTTCTATTGCGCAAGATGGCCTTACTGCCGGTACGGCTACGGGCGATGATGCCGTAGCAGCCGCAGGAGAAACTTTATTTAAAAATAACTGCTCTTCTTGCCATGCGATTGGTGAGAAAGTAGTAGGGCCAGCTTTACGTGATGTGCAGAAGCGGCATAAATTGCCTTGGCTAATTAGCTGGATTCGTAACTCCAGCCAAATGGTGCAAAAGGGTGATAAAGAGGCCGTGGCATTATTTAATGAGTACGACAAGCAGCAGATGCCCAGCTTTGCTTTCTCTGACGATCAGATCACTTCTATACTTAAATATATTGAGAAAGCAAGTGCTGCTCCGGCTGCTTTACCTGCTGATCCGGCCACTGGTGGTTCTGGGGTAGCGCAAGGCGGGACAGATGGACCTGGTGGAGGAACTGCCGCTGCTGGCGCAGGGGCGGCCGGAAAATACCTGGATTACGTCCTAATTGCGCTTATAGTAGTACTTATTGTAATGGTTATTACCTTGTTAATAATTGCTAATATTCTAAGCGGCTATTTACGAGGTAAAAAAGACTTAGATGGCCGGGATATAGAGCTGGTTGACCAACGTTTTGATTTTTCAAAAGTTTATAAATCCAGAGCCGTTCAAGTTATTGTAGGGTTAATTTTTACAGTGATAGTTTTGGATGCTGCTATCGAAGAAACTTATGGGGTAGGTATTCAACAAGGATATCAACCTACGCAGCCAATTGCTTTTTCGCACGCCCAACACGCTGGTCAGCACGAGATTAATTGTAATTACTGCCATACTTCGGTTTATAAAAGCAAAAATGCCAATATTCCTTCGGCAAACATCTGTATGAACTGCCACAGCCAGATTAAAAAGGAGTCGCCGGAAATACAAAAAATATACCGAGCTATTGAAAACAACAAACCTATTGAATGGGTTCGGGTGCACAACTTGCCTGATTTAGCGTATTTCAATCATTCGCAGCATACACAAGTTGGAAAAATAGAATGTCAGACTTGCCACGGACCTATCCAAACAATGAATGTGGTTTATCAGTATTCGCCGCTTACCATGGGTTGGTGTATAAACTGTCACCGCGAAACCCCTTTAAATACCGAAGGTAATAAATATTACGATAATCTGGTAAAACTGCATGATCAGGCCAATAAAGGAGCAGCATTCACGGTGTCATCTAACGGTGGTACCGAGTGTTCTAAATGCCATTATTAATCCTAATCTGAGTTAAATTTAGAATCCGAGTTTTCTTTATTATATATATGCAAGAAACAATTAAGTACTGGAAAGGGCTGGAAGAGCTCGAAAATACTCCCGAATTCAATAAAACAAAGCATAATGAGTTTGCTGAATTCCTTCCGGTAAAAGAAACAAATCAAGCAACAAATAAGGAAGTAGCGCCTCGCCGTGATTTCCTCAAATTATTAGGATTTGGAATTGCGGCAACTACCCTTGCTTCTTGTGAAGCTCCTGTTAGAAGGGCTATTCCTTACTTAAATAAGCCCGAAGAAGTTGATCCAGGTATAGCCAACTGGTATGCCTCTACTTATTTCGTAGGCAGTGATTACAACAGCGTTATAGTTAAAACCCGCGAAGGTCGGCCCATTAAATTAGAAGGTAACACTCTTTCACCGGTTACCAAAGGTGGATTAAGTGCTCGGGCTCAAGCTTCTGTTTTAAGTTTATATGATAAAAATCGTTTAAAAGCTCCCTTAGCTGGTGGTAAACCAGCTACCTGGGAAAAAGTAGATGGCGAAATTACTTCTAAGTTAAGAAGTGTACGAGGTAAAGTTGCTATCGTTTCTAATACTATTATCAGTCCTACTACAAAGCGGGCAATTGCCGAATTTGGAAGAAAGTTTACTTCGTTTGAACATGTTATGTATGATCCGAATTCTGCTTCGGGACTTTTAAAAGCAAATGGTGGCGTTATTCCGGGTTTTGATTTTAGTAAAGCCAGAGTAATTGTAAGTATAAGTGCTGATTTCCTGGGAACCTGGTTATCTCCAGTAGAATACGCCAAGCAGTATATTACTACCCGCAAGGTAAGTAAGACAAATCCTACCATGTCTCGGCATTATCAATTCGAGTCGATGCTTACCTTAACCGGCGCTAATGCGGATATACGCGTACCAGTAAAACCATCAGAACAAAGTTTGGTGGTAGCTGCATTGTATAACAGAATCGTCAGCCAACCAATTAATACTCCGGCTTACAATAATGCCCGTTTAGATGCCGCGGCTAAAGAGTTGCTGGCTAATAAAGGGGCAGCTTTAGTAGTTGCCGGATCTAATGACCCTGCGGTACAAATGTTAGTTGCCGAAATTAACCGGACCTTAGGGGCAGAAGGTACTACTATAGGTACCACTCCTTCGCTGGTACGTCAAGGAGATGATGCGAGTATGATTCGGTTAATCAATGAAATGAATGCTGGTACTATAGGAGCTATTATTTTCTATGGCGCTAATCCAATTTACGATCACCCGCAATCTGAAAAAATACTAAGTGGAATACAAAAAGTGCCGTTAAGTATTGCTCTTACAGATCGCATAGACGAAACGGCGACACGGGTGGCTTATGTTTGCCCGGATCACAATTATTTAGAATCTTGGAACGATTTTGAACCAAAGCGCGGTCAGTTTAGCTTCTCTCAACCTGCTATATCACCTTTATTTCAAACGCGCCAGGCTCAGGAAAGCTTGTTAAGATGGTCGGGGAACAATACTTCTTATTACGACTATTTACAAAATAATTGGCGCGGAGTATTTGGTTCCCAGGCGGCTTGGGATAAAGCAATCCATGATGGGGTTTATTCCGGTACAGGTGTTAGTAGCCCAGGTACAACCACTCCAACTGCTCCCGCTATGACTATTGCAGCAGCAGCCGTTTCTATTAATAAAGCAGCTAGTGCAGCAAGCAGAGGAATTGAAGCGGTTATCTACGAGAAAGTAAATATTGGTCCAGGTCGCGAGGCAAATAATCCTTGGTTACAAGAAAACCCTGATCCTATCACCAAAGCTACTTGGGATAATTATGTAACACTTCCACGGACTTTGGCAGTGGAGATGGGAGTAGAGCAAAATGACATTTTAAGTGTAAGTGCTAACGGTGTAACATTTGAGTTACCTGCTCTAATCCAACCAGGTCAGGCTAAAGGTTCTGTGGGGATTGCTACAGGGTATGGCCGTACGCAGGCAGGACCAGCGGCAAACGGAGTAGGTGCTAACGCTTATAAATTGATATCAGTTAATAATAATGGATTAGTTTACGGAAATACGGTAAGCTTAAAGAAAACAGGTGCTCAAAAACCAATTGCTCAAACGCAAACGCACCATACCATTATGGATCGTTTGGTCGTTCAGGAGTCTACTTTAGATAAGTATAAGAAAGATCCTAAAAGTGTAACGGAGTATATCAAAATTGCGACACCAGAAGGTGCTCAGACTCCTGCTAAAGTTTCATTGTGGCAGGATTACGAATATAAAAATCACCATTGGGGAATGGTGATCGACCTGAACTCTTGTATCGGTTGTACATCTTGTTCTGTAGCTTGCCAAGTAGAAAACAACATAGCGGTAGTAGGAAAACAAGAGGTTTTAAATCGTCGCGAAATGCATTGGTTACGTATCGACCGCTATTATAGCAGTGATGCACATAAAACGGATGAGGGTAAAGGTACGGTTGAGAAATACCACGCGATGGAAGAGCCATCCGAAAATCCATCAGTTATTTTCCAGCCAATGCTTTGCCAGCACTGTAATCATGCTCCTTGCGAAACGGTTTGTCCGGTGGCGGCAACTATGCACAGTTCAGAAGGTATTAACCAAATGGTGTATAACCGTTGTGTAGGCACGCGTTACTGTGCCAACAACTGCCCATATAAAGTCCGTCGTTTTAACTGGTTTGCATACTACGACAATGAAAAATTTGCTGAACAAAATCCACAAATGAATTCTGATTTGGGTCGGATGGTATTAAATCCAGACGTAACTGTCCGGGCTCGTGGGGTGATGGAAAAATGCAGTTTCTGCGTACAGCGTATTCAGCTAGGTAAACTAGAAGCTAAAAAGCAAAACCGTCGTCCGAAAGATGGTGAAATCATTACAGCCTGTGCTCAATCTTGTCCAACAAATGCCATTGTATTTGGCGATATGAAGGATCCAGATAGCCAAGTTTCTCAAATTTTACGGGAGCAGCAAGGCGAAAGAGCTTTCCATGTGTTGGAAGAAATTAATGTACAGCCAAACGTTACTTATTTAACTAAAATCAGAAATTTAGTTTAATAAGTAAAGTAGTTTAGTAGACAGTAGTTGCGATTGTTCGTAAGATTACAATGGAAGAATTAGAATAAGAAACAATAAATTAAGCATATGCAGCACGTATCTCCGATAAGGGAACCTCTTGTAACAGGAGGGAAAACATACCACGACATCACCGAAGATGTTAGCCGGCAGGTAGAAGCGAAACCGAATATTCGCTGGGCAATCGCTTTAGCCGTAGCCTTATTTTTTTTAGGTATATTTATTTACTCTGTTTATCGGACTCTGTGGTACGGTATCGGAGAATGGGGATTGAATAAAACAGTAGGTTGGGCTTGGGACATTACCAACTTTGTATGGTGGGTAGGTATTGGCCACGCCGGTACGCTTATTTCCGCCATTTTATTATTATTTCGCCAAAAGTGGAGAAGTTCTATTAACCGCGCTGCAGAAGCAATGACAATCTTTGCGGTAATTTGTGCCGCCATGTTCCCCGTATTACACATGGGGCGTCCTTGGTTAGCCTATTGGGTATTACCCTTACCTAACACATTTGGTTCCTTGTGGGTTAACTTTAACTCTCCCTTACTCTGGGACGTATTTGCAATCTCGACTTACTTTACTGTTTCGTTGGTGTTTTGGTATTTAGGTTTAGTACCGGATTTCGCTACCATTCGGGATAGGGCAACTGGCCCAATTGCTCGTAGAGCTTATGCTTTATTAAGTTTAGGTTGGAAAGGTTCTGCTAAGCATTGGTCGCGTTACGAAACTGTTTCCTTAATTCTAGCGGGCGTTTCCACTCCCTTAGTGCTTTCCGTACACACTATTGTTTCCATGGACTTTGCAACGGCTGTTATTCCTGGGTGGCATACCACTATATTCCCTCCATACTTTGTGGCGGGTGCAATCTTCTCGGGATTTGCAATGGTGTTAACCCTTATGATTATTACCCGGGATGTGTTCCGTTTAAAAGATTATATCACCTTGGAACATATTGAATCCATGAATAAAGTAATTATTCTGACAGGTTCAATAGTAGGGGTTGCATACATCACGGAGTTCTTTATCGCCTGGTACTCTGGGGTAGAGTATGAACAATACGCATTTATCAATCGGGCTACCGGACCATATTGGTGGGCTTATTGGTCCATGATGACTTGTAACGTAATTACACCCCAGCTTTTCTGGATACGCAAGATTAGAAGAAGCATTGTAGCTACTTTTATCATTACCATATTTGTGAATATAGGAATGTGGTTCGAGCGATTTGTAATCATTGTAACCTCCCTACACCGCGATTATTTGCCATCCAGTTGGGTAATGTTCTCACCAAGTAAAATAGATGTAGGAATATATGTGGGTACACTGGGTTTATTTTTTACTTTATTCCTACTGTTTGCAAAGTACTTTCCGGTGATAAACATGTTTGAAGTTAAAACAATTTTAAAATCATCCTCTGGTGTACCGCATTCTTTGGAACCAGAAAAATCAATGCACGCTACAACACCTGTAACCCACCATAACAAGCATCATGACTAATAAAAAGTTTATTCTGGGCGTATTTGAAGATGAAGAAGTACTCCTTCATGCCATCGAAAATATAAGATGCGCAGGTACCAAAATCTATGAAGTATTTTCGCCTTTTCCGGTACACGGAATTGACGATGTTTTAGGAATTAAGCGTTCTCGGTTACCCATAGCGGCATTTCTATATGGATGTGGTGGACTTGCTTTTGCTTTGTGGATGCAAATTTATATGATGGGATTTGACTGGCCGATGATTATTGGAGGTAAACCGCATATAGCTCTACCATCTTTTATTCCGGTAAGTTTTGAGTTAACTGTATTTTGTACAGCTCATGGTATGGTAATTACATTCTTAATTGTATGTGGGTTATATCCACGAATGAAAGTGCCAGTGTTAGATGTACGGTCTACGGACGATAAGTTTGTAATGGCCATTGAAGTAAAAGATGGGGTAACTGATATAAATAAAGTAAATGACCTGCTTCGCTCTAATGGAGCTATTGAAGTGAATCAGAAGGAGGTAGAAGAATAATGAAAAATAAATTAGAAGATATACTAAGAACATCTTTCGTAATCTTTGTATCTGTGTCCATGTTCGCCTGTAACAAAGGGCCTAATGATACGGGAACTCAATATGCACCGCAAATGTACGATGACCCTGCTTACGAAGCTTTGAAGCAAGTAGATTACAACAAAGTAAATCCGGGTCGAATGAATATGCGGGTGCCGGCTAAAAATACCATACCTAGAGGCAAATTAGCTTATTTTAACCACATACCTAAAAACGATAGCTTAAATCAAGCCGATGCACTTAAAAATCCTTTGGTAGCCAACGATCAGGTGCTGGAAGAGGGTCAAGTTTTGTATGAAAGATTTTGCCAGCATTGTCATGGAGCAGAAGGCAGAGGTGATGGTTTAGTAGGACAGAAATTCAAAGGGGTAGCCAACTTACAATCAGATGCA
Proteins encoded in this window:
- a CDS encoding thioredoxin domain-containing protein translates to MKKANRLLHESSPYLLQHAYNPVDWYPWGEEALQKARSEQKPIIVSIGYAACHWCHVMEHQSFEHEGIAQLMNEHFVCIKVDREERPDVDQIYMDAVHAMGLQGGWPLNVFLNPEAKPFYGGTYFPPQNWSQMLQNIAKAYRENREELDQSAEQFAEHLNTSDLKKYGIQQVNSEFTDQDFRLIYHNLSLRFEKERGGMGQAPKFPMPVNYLFLLRYHQYSNQTTALEHVNVTLREMAFGGIYDQAGGGFARYSTDSEWLVPHFEKMLYDNGQLVSLYAEAYQVTKNPLYQEVVYETIAFVERELMSPEGGFYSSLDADSEGEEGKFYVFTKEELQEIIGTEEPLFSAYYNIRAEGNWEHNQNILHRRQTDEAFAAEHQLEVLVLKELIKGWKEKVMQARAKRVRPGLDDKILTSWNALMLKGLSDAYHVFQEERFLKLALQNASFLRQNLKNGPKLFRNYKNGKATIDAFLEDYALLIQAFLRLYEVTFDEIWLNEAHQLAKYTLSNFFDEKENLFFYTDKEGEQLIARKKEIMDNVIPASNSVMALNLLFLALHFDRPKYADISDAMLSQVKELLVKQPSHLANWATVYYYKLKPTAEIAIVGPEAQAVRQSFADFYLPNAIFTGTKTESTLPLLTDRFAIGEETTIYICYNKTCQLPVHTLSEALEQLDSIS
- a CDS encoding GSCFA domain-containing protein, translating into MATSFRTELLPQTTGKLLTLQSSIFTAGSCFAEVIGQKLMQYKLAALVNPFGTIFNPISLFNLLQTSLKPQPKFTGELVQRADLWLAYDFHSSFAFTSQTELLSRINQTLTQTNAFLQQANTLILTFGTAVGYIHQASNRLVANCHKIPQSQFEKRVLSVSEITTAFSLFYKALLEVNAPVRIILTVSPVRHLKETIVGNSVSKSILRVACYELSMQYAAVEYFPAYELMLDDLRDYRFYKPDMIHPSEVAEDYIWEKFKVAYFDSDFQQFALQWDKVRQALAHKPFHPASVSHQLFLKKLLIQLETLATQIDCQSEILEVKNRITTG
- the rplI gene encoding 50S ribosomal protein L9, with translation MEVILKDDVKGLGFKNDIVEVKPGYGRNYLIPQGIAVMADKTNKKIVAENIRQASHKAEKVKLDAQAIADQIGDQVFELRAKVGESGKIFGAVTTTQLSEALRAKGIEVDRKKISFDQEVKAAGEYTASVALHKEVKHSVRFNVVAE
- the rpsR gene encoding 30S ribosomal protein S18, with amino-acid sequence MSLVNEKIHKQDTRKKYCRFKKNGIQYIDYKDGNFLLKFVNEQGKVLPRRITGTSLKFQRRVAQAVARARHLAILPYVADSLK
- the rpsF gene encoding 30S ribosomal protein S6 yields the protein MVLKNYETVFILTPLLNEAQVQETIEKFRQVLKENSAEIIHEENWGLRKLAYPIQKKSTGFYILMEFRGPAEIVDQLEVAYRRDEKVVRFLTTVLDKHALSYNERRRNGEMNQQKAAKREKEAQAS
- a CDS encoding c-type cytochrome, which translates into the protein MISCKIKSTYSFFFFLLFFLFTAFSSFAQGEQASIAQDGLTAGTATGDDAVAAAGETLFKNNCSSCHAIGEKVVGPALRDVQKRHKLPWLISWIRNSSQMVQKGDKEAVALFNEYDKQQMPSFAFSDDQITSILKYIEKASAAPAALPADPATGGSGVAQGGTDGPGGGTAAAGAGAAGKYLDYVLIALIVVLIVMVITLLIIANILSGYLRGKKDLDGRDIELVDQRFDFSKVYKSRAVQVIVGLIFTVIVLDAAIEETYGVGIQQGYQPTQPIAFSHAQHAGQHEINCNYCHTSVYKSKNANIPSANICMNCHSQIKKESPEIQKIYRAIENNKPIEWVRVHNLPDLAYFNHSQHTQVGKIECQTCHGPIQTMNVVYQYSPLTMGWCINCHRETPLNTEGNKYYDNLVKLHDQANKGAAFTVSSNGGTECSKCHY
- a CDS encoding TAT-variant-translocated molybdopterin oxidoreductase, which translates into the protein MQETIKYWKGLEELENTPEFNKTKHNEFAEFLPVKETNQATNKEVAPRRDFLKLLGFGIAATTLASCEAPVRRAIPYLNKPEEVDPGIANWYASTYFVGSDYNSVIVKTREGRPIKLEGNTLSPVTKGGLSARAQASVLSLYDKNRLKAPLAGGKPATWEKVDGEITSKLRSVRGKVAIVSNTIISPTTKRAIAEFGRKFTSFEHVMYDPNSASGLLKANGGVIPGFDFSKARVIVSISADFLGTWLSPVEYAKQYITTRKVSKTNPTMSRHYQFESMLTLTGANADIRVPVKPSEQSLVVAALYNRIVSQPINTPAYNNARLDAAAKELLANKGAALVVAGSNDPAVQMLVAEINRTLGAEGTTIGTTPSLVRQGDDASMIRLINEMNAGTIGAIIFYGANPIYDHPQSEKILSGIQKVPLSIALTDRIDETATRVAYVCPDHNYLESWNDFEPKRGQFSFSQPAISPLFQTRQAQESLLRWSGNNTSYYDYLQNNWRGVFGSQAAWDKAIHDGVYSGTGVSSPGTTTPTAPAMTIAAAAVSINKAASAASRGIEAVIYEKVNIGPGREANNPWLQENPDPITKATWDNYVTLPRTLAVEMGVEQNDILSVSANGVTFELPALIQPGQAKGSVGIATGYGRTQAGPAANGVGANAYKLISVNNNGLVYGNTVSLKKTGAQKPIAQTQTHHTIMDRLVVQESTLDKYKKDPKSVTEYIKIATPEGAQTPAKVSLWQDYEYKNHHWGMVIDLNSCIGCTSCSVACQVENNIAVVGKQEVLNRREMHWLRIDRYYSSDAHKTDEGKGTVEKYHAMEEPSENPSVIFQPMLCQHCNHAPCETVCPVAATMHSSEGINQMVYNRCVGTRYCANNCPYKVRRFNWFAYYDNEKFAEQNPQMNSDLGRMVLNPDVTVRARGVMEKCSFCVQRIQLGKLEAKKQNRRPKDGEIITACAQSCPTNAIVFGDMKDPDSQVSQILREQQGERAFHVLEEINVQPNVTYLTKIRNLV
- the nrfD gene encoding NrfD/PsrC family molybdoenzyme membrane anchor subunit; its protein translation is MQHVSPIREPLVTGGKTYHDITEDVSRQVEAKPNIRWAIALAVALFFLGIFIYSVYRTLWYGIGEWGLNKTVGWAWDITNFVWWVGIGHAGTLISAILLLFRQKWRSSINRAAEAMTIFAVICAAMFPVLHMGRPWLAYWVLPLPNTFGSLWVNFNSPLLWDVFAISTYFTVSLVFWYLGLVPDFATIRDRATGPIARRAYALLSLGWKGSAKHWSRYETVSLILAGVSTPLVLSVHTIVSMDFATAVIPGWHTTIFPPYFVAGAIFSGFAMVLTLMIITRDVFRLKDYITLEHIESMNKVIILTGSIVGVAYITEFFIAWYSGVEYEQYAFINRATGPYWWAYWSMMTCNVITPQLFWIRKIRRSIVATFIITIFVNIGMWFERFVIIVTSLHRDYLPSSWVMFSPSKIDVGIYVGTLGLFFTLFLLFAKYFPVINMFEVKTILKSSSGVPHSLEPEKSMHATTPVTHHNKHHD
- a CDS encoding DUF3341 domain-containing protein, whose translation is MTNKKFILGVFEDEEVLLHAIENIRCAGTKIYEVFSPFPVHGIDDVLGIKRSRLPIAAFLYGCGGLAFALWMQIYMMGFDWPMIIGGKPHIALPSFIPVSFELTVFCTAHGMVITFLIVCGLYPRMKVPVLDVRSTDDKFVMAIEVKDGVTDINKVNDLLRSNGAIEVNQKEVEE
- a CDS encoding c-type cytochrome, yielding MKNKLEDILRTSFVIFVSVSMFACNKGPNDTGTQYAPQMYDDPAYEALKQVDYNKVNPGRMNMRVPAKNTIPRGKLAYFNHIPKNDSLNQADALKNPLVANDQVLEEGQVLYERFCQHCHGAEGRGDGLVGQKFKGVANLQSDALKAATMGHIYHVITNGKGRMLPHGSQVNPEERWKIALYVKNVLQGAGEQSTQVSGEAATEASSKDGDNIQQATGTPNTTETE